A portion of the Krasilnikovia cinnamomea genome contains these proteins:
- a CDS encoding TadA family conjugal transfer-associated ATPase yields MSAPLGPALTAQVRRRFAAAGVEATPAAVVTAVRGEPVAAVLGDTTLLRLADQVRDHLVGAGPLAPLLADDQVTDVLVNGREVWVDRGQGLRRVRVDVGGPDDVRRLAQRLAAACGRRLDDGQPYADARLPDGTRLHAVLPPVATGGPYLSLRTFRHRPYTLAELVEHGTVPAVVAPLLGAVVAARLAYLVVGGTGSGKTTLLGTLLGLVPPTERIVLVEDAAELRPVHPHVVGLQARTSNVEGAGAVDLTDLVRQALRMRPDRLVVGECRGAEVVDLLGALNTGHDGGAGTLHANTPADVPARLEALGMLGGLSRAALHAQVLAALQVILHVRRTGSGRVLESVSVLRPAGERHLATVVPAWRRVHGTGSGAAVLARLLAERGTPAPSVLADPAPVRSGVGAPPSGRGRV; encoded by the coding sequence ATGAGCGCGCCGCTCGGGCCCGCCCTCACCGCACAGGTCCGCCGGAGGTTCGCCGCCGCCGGAGTCGAAGCGACGCCCGCCGCGGTCGTCACCGCGGTACGCGGCGAACCCGTGGCGGCGGTCCTCGGCGACACGACCCTTCTGCGCCTCGCCGACCAGGTACGCGACCACCTGGTCGGCGCCGGACCGCTCGCCCCGCTGCTCGCCGACGACCAGGTCACCGACGTCCTCGTCAACGGCCGGGAGGTGTGGGTGGACCGCGGACAGGGTCTGCGCCGGGTGCGCGTGGACGTCGGCGGGCCGGATGACGTGCGCCGCCTCGCCCAGCGGCTCGCGGCCGCCTGCGGGCGGCGGCTCGACGACGGCCAGCCGTACGCCGACGCCCGCCTGCCCGACGGGACACGGCTGCACGCCGTCCTGCCGCCGGTCGCCACGGGCGGGCCGTACCTGTCGCTACGTACCTTCCGGCACCGCCCGTACACCCTTGCCGAACTGGTGGAGCACGGCACCGTACCGGCCGTGGTGGCGCCGTTGCTGGGCGCCGTGGTGGCCGCCCGGCTCGCGTATCTGGTGGTGGGCGGCACGGGCAGCGGCAAGACGACCCTGCTCGGCACCCTGTTGGGGCTGGTCCCGCCCACCGAGCGCATCGTGCTCGTCGAGGACGCGGCCGAACTGCGCCCGGTCCACCCGCACGTCGTCGGATTGCAGGCGCGCACCTCCAACGTCGAGGGTGCCGGAGCGGTCGACCTGACCGATCTGGTCCGCCAGGCGCTGCGCATGCGACCCGACCGCCTCGTGGTCGGCGAGTGCCGGGGTGCCGAGGTGGTGGATCTGCTCGGCGCACTCAACACCGGGCACGACGGCGGGGCGGGCACGCTGCACGCCAACACCCCCGCCGATGTGCCCGCGCGCCTCGAAGCCCTCGGCATGCTCGGCGGCCTGTCCCGGGCCGCCCTGCACGCCCAGGTGCTGGCCGCGCTCCAGGTGATCCTGCACGTCCGGCGCACCGGTTCCGGCCGCGTGCTGGAATCGGTCAGCGTCCTGCGACCGGCGGGCGAGCGCCACCTGGCGACCGTCGTACCGGCGTGGCGGCGCGTGCACGGCACCGGGTCGGGAGCAGCGGTGCTCGCCCGGCTGCTGGCCGAGCGAGGTACGCCCGCCCCGTCGGTACTGGCAGATCCGGCGCCGGTGCGTTCAGGCGTCGGAGCACCACCGTCCGGCCGGGGCCGGGTATGA
- the ssd gene encoding septum site-determining protein Ssd, which produces MTGDPDLLDDLLRLAAAGGTEVEVAADPPAARPRYNAAPLVVIGADQAASCLRARLPRRPRVVIVGRVQVAEPVWEVAELLGAEHVAVLPTAEPWLVDRFAERHDTSPGRVLAVIGGRGGAGASVLAGGLAVTAVSAGLRTLLVDADPLGGGIDLVLGWEQVDGLRWPALTGTGGRVDPPALLRALPHRGDLVLLSFARDEPPAVPGEAMAATLDAARRGRDAIVADLPRHLDDAAALALQAADRALIVVPAELRATAAAARVAAAAAVHCDHLEVVVRGPAPGRLKAREVASALGLPLAGTLRPEPRLCQALERGEAPAADGRGPLADLCRRLIDDLVAGTHTTAAA; this is translated from the coding sequence ATCACCGGCGACCCGGACCTCCTCGACGACCTGTTACGGCTGGCCGCGGCCGGAGGCACCGAGGTCGAGGTGGCAGCCGACCCGCCCGCCGCCCGCCCCCGCTACAACGCCGCACCTCTCGTGGTCATCGGCGCCGACCAGGCCGCGTCCTGTCTGCGCGCTCGCCTGCCCCGCCGCCCCCGGGTCGTCATCGTCGGCCGCGTCCAGGTCGCCGAGCCCGTGTGGGAGGTCGCCGAACTACTCGGTGCCGAACACGTGGCGGTGCTGCCAACGGCCGAACCATGGCTCGTCGACCGCTTCGCCGAGCGCCACGACACGAGTCCCGGGCGGGTGCTGGCCGTCATCGGCGGCCGGGGCGGCGCCGGTGCCAGCGTCCTCGCCGGGGGTCTCGCGGTCACCGCGGTCAGCGCCGGCCTGCGCACGCTGCTGGTCGACGCCGACCCGCTCGGCGGCGGGATCGACCTGGTCCTGGGCTGGGAACAGGTCGACGGCCTGCGCTGGCCCGCCCTGACCGGTACGGGCGGCCGCGTCGACCCGCCCGCCCTTCTGCGTGCCCTGCCGCACCGCGGCGACCTGGTACTGCTCTCGTTCGCCCGCGACGAACCGCCCGCCGTACCCGGCGAGGCCATGGCGGCGACTCTGGACGCCGCCCGCCGGGGACGGGACGCGATCGTGGCGGATCTGCCCCGGCACCTGGACGACGCGGCGGCCCTGGCCCTGCAGGCCGCGGACCGGGCCCTCATCGTGGTCCCCGCCGAGCTGCGGGCCACCGCCGCCGCGGCCCGCGTCGCCGCCGCGGCCGCCGTGCACTGCGACCACCTCGAGGTGGTGGTCCGCGGCCCCGCGCCGGGGCGGCTCAAGGCCCGGGAGGTGGCGAGCGCACTGGGTCTGCCCCTGGCCGGGACGCTGCGCCCGGAGCCCCGCCTCTGCCAGGCCCTCGAACGCGGCGAGGCACCGGCCGCCGACGGGCGCGGCCCCCTGGCCGACCTGTGCCGGCGGCTGATCGACGACCTCGTGGCGGGCACCCACACCACGGCCGCGGCATGA
- a CDS encoding response regulator transcription factor — translation MERITTYIHADDPISRAGVASQLRPRPEVRVLDSGDVEDATVSLVVADRVGEPALRAIRTLRQRGTSVVLVVVELDDAALVSAIEAGVAALVRRAEATPDRLVSVIRSAAAGEAAVPPDLLSRLLNQVGQLQRQVLAPRGLSFAVLADREVEVLRLVADGLDTAEIAHRLSYSQRTIKTVLHDVTTRLQLRNRSHAVAYALREGLI, via the coding sequence ATGGAACGCATCACGACTTATATCCACGCTGACGACCCGATATCGCGGGCGGGGGTCGCCAGCCAGCTGAGGCCGCGTCCCGAGGTCCGGGTGCTCGACTCGGGCGACGTCGAGGACGCGACGGTGTCGCTCGTCGTCGCGGACCGGGTCGGCGAACCGGCGCTGCGGGCCATCCGTACCCTGCGGCAGCGCGGGACCAGCGTGGTCCTCGTCGTGGTTGAGCTGGACGACGCGGCGCTCGTCTCCGCGATCGAGGCCGGCGTGGCGGCGCTGGTGCGCCGCGCCGAGGCCACCCCCGACCGGCTGGTGTCAGTCATCCGGTCCGCAGCGGCCGGGGAGGCGGCCGTGCCGCCGGATCTGCTGAGCCGCCTGCTCAACCAGGTCGGGCAGCTCCAGCGGCAGGTGCTGGCGCCGCGCGGGTTGTCGTTCGCGGTGCTGGCGGACCGCGAGGTGGAGGTGCTGCGCCTGGTCGCGGACGGCCTCGACACCGCCGAGATCGCCCACCGGCTGTCGTACTCGCAGCGCACGATCAAGACCGTGCTGCACGACGTCACCACCCGGCTCCAGCTGCGCAACCGCTCGCATGCCGTGGCCTACGCGCTGCGCGAGGGCCTGATCTGA